A region from the Drosophila ananassae strain 14024-0371.13 chromosome 2L, ASM1763931v2, whole genome shotgun sequence genome encodes:
- the LOC6500154 gene encoding RNA-binding protein squid isoform X2 → MTDKQQVDTEMNGEDFTKDVTADAPSSTENGEGNAAGSTNGASENQSGASGQRDDDRKLFVGGLSWETTEKELRDHFGKFGEIESINVKTDPQTGRSRGFAFIVFTTTEAIDKVSAAEEHIINSKKVDPKKAKARHGKIFVGGLTTEITDEEIKTYFGQFGNIVEVEMPFDKQKSQRKGFCFITFDAEQVVTDLLKTPKQKIAGKEVDVKRATPKPENQMMGPRGGMRGGMRGGRGGFGRGAYNNQWEGQGSYGGYGGYGGYGSGGYGDYYAGGYYNGYDYGYGGGGFNGGKQRGGGRQQRHQPY, encoded by the exons ATGACCGACAAGCAGCAAGTGGACACTGAGATGAACGGCGAGGATTTCACCAAGGACGTGACGGCCGATGCGCCAAGCAGCACCGAAAATGGCGAGGGCAACGCCGCCGGTTCGACTAACGGCGCCTCCGAAAACCAATCTGGAGCATCCGGCCAGCGCGATGACGACAG AAAACTGTTTGTGGGCGGCCTTAGCTGGGAAACCACGGAAA aGGAGCTGCGAGATCATTTTGGCAAGTTCGGTGAGATCGAAAGCATCAATGTTAAGACAGACCCACAGACCGGCCGCTCCCGAGGATTCGCCTTCATCGTGTTCACCACCACGGAAGCGATCGACAAGGTCAGCGCCGCCGAGGAGCACATCATCAACAGCAAGAAGGTCGACCCCAAGAAGGCCAAGGCGCGCCATGGCAAGATCTTTGTCGGTGGCCTGACAACAGAGATTACCGATGAGGAGATCAAGACCTACTTCGGACAGTTTGGCAAT atCGTTGAAGTCGAGATGCCATTTGACAAGCAAAAGTCTCAGCGCAAGGGCTTCTGCTTCATCACCTTCGATGCTGAGCAGGTGGTCACGGATCTGCTGAAGACGCCAAAGCAAAAGATTGCTGGCAAGGAGGTGGACGTGAAGAGGGCCACGCCCAAACCCGAAAACCAGATGATGGGACCTCGCGGTGGAATGCGCGGTGGTATGCGTGGAGGACGTGGTGGCTTCGGACGAGGAG CCTACAACAACCAGTGGGAGGGCCAGGGCTCCTATGGCGGCTATGGCGGATACGGTGGATATGGTAGCGGGGGCTATGGCGACTACTACGCCGGCGGCTACTATAATGGATATGACTACGGTTATG
- the LOC6500154 gene encoding uncharacterized protein LOC6500154 isoform X3, producing MRQAAPKMARATPPVRLTAPPKTNLEHPASAMTTGLERSEMRKMLAILKCRRILRKKIHGYGTWDMDMDIPTLHFPLSSLQSQLSSLQSPNRSADTDADENCLWAALAGKPRKRSCEIILASSVRSKASMLRQTHRPAAPEDSPSSCSPPRKRSTRSAPPRSTSSTARRSTPRRPRRAMARSLSVA from the exons ATGCGCCAAGCAGCACCGAAAATGGCGAGGGCAACGCCGCCGGTTCGACTAACGGCGCCTCCGAAAACCAATCTGGAGCATCCGGCCAGCGCGATGACGACAG GTCTTGAGAGAAGTGAAATGCGAAAAATGTTAGCTATTCTCAAGTGCCGAAGGATCCTACGGAAGAAGATACATGGATATGGGACATgggacatggacatggacatCCCCACACTCCACTTTCCACTCTCCAGTCTCCAGTCTCAACTTTCCAGTCTCCAGTCTCCAAATCGTTCCGCCGATACTGATGCTGATG AAAACTGTTTGTGGGCGGCCTTAGCTGGGAAACCACGGAAA aGGAGCTGCGAGATCATTTTGGCAAGTTCGGTGAGATCGAAAGCATCAATGTTAAGACAGACCCACAGACCGGCCGCTCCCGAGGATTCGCCTTCATCGTGTTCACCACCACGGAAGCGATCGACAAGGTCAGCGCCGCCGAGGAGCACATCATCAACAGCAAGAAGGTCGACCCCAAGAAGGCCAAGGCGCGCCATGGCAAGATCTTTGTCGGTGGCCTGA
- the LOC6500391 gene encoding ras GTPase-activating protein-binding protein 1: MVMDATQSQQPSPQSVGREFVRQYYTLLNKAPNHLHRFYNNNSSYIHGESKLVVGQREIHNRIQQLNFNDCHAKISQVDAQATLGNGVVVQVTGELSNDGQPMRRFTQTFVLAAQSPKKYYVHNDIFRYQDLYIEDEQDGESRSENDEEHDVQVVGGTGGSSGTVDQAVQVVGDVVAPQQQQPAPPQPQGQVVQQVTPGAATGAAPQQIFYPLPAGAAAGRTVTVLPAAPQAAAVPLPAQFAAQPIQNGVVSHEELQQQPPQQVLVPPSVSPLVQQQQQGGTPIVPIVPVQSTGFQQSPLVAPQLIQQQQQQAPQLPPQQQPIQQQQPIQQQQPEPEEVEVAPRQLQKPPTPVEDFKTIHEQQQQEKYEAVKQQQNEPKTYANLFKSTSSSPSGFVNAALQQQQQLQQQQQQQQQQQQQSITSSSYTSNSSGGGNGQVSYSSTASNYNNSNGNSRLDNGGPLPQRNNSIRNNKGEFEQRRSSNTQQFGDNQQLFLGNIPHHASEEELRDLFSQFGTVVELRILSKGNKVPPGMRSPLNYGFITYDDPEAVQKCLANCPLYFPENSPDGQKLNVEEKKPRIRNDMAPRQPIGGNSLNNNMGRLGGNNGPQSRPMGNNNNGSGGGMMRNNNAGGNNIRQGGGGGGGGNGAPRLGGGGGGFVPRQDNRSGGGNNQSNGPLRGAGNGQSGGSYGRR, translated from the exons ATGGTCATGGATGCGACCCAATCGCAGCAGCCTTCGCCGCAGTCGGTGGGACGTGAGTTTGTCCGCCAGTACTACACGCTGCTGAACAAGGCGCCGAATCATTTGCACCGCTTCTATAACAACAACTCGTCCTACATTCACGGCGAATCGAAGCTGGTGGTTGGACAGCGGGAGATCCACAACCGCATCCAGCAGCTGAACTTCAATGACTGCCATGCGAAGATCAGTCAGGTGGACGCCCAGGCGACTCTGGGCAATGGTGTGGTGGTGCAGGTCACCGGGGAACTGTCGAACGATGGCCAGCCGATGAGGCGATTCACCCAGACGTTCGTCTTGGCGGCTCAGTCGCCAAAGAAGTACTACGTGCACAACGACATCTTCCGTTACCAGGACCTGTACATCGAGGACGAGCAGGACGGTGAGTCGCGATCGGAGAACGATGAAGAGCACGACGTTCAGGTGGTTGGCGGCACTGGCGGATCATCCGGGACTGTTGATCAGGCGGTCCAAGTGGTTGGCGATGTTGTTGCgcctcagcagcagcagccggcACCGCCGCAGCCGCAGGGACAGGTCGTCCAGCAGGTGACTCCTGGAGCAGCTACTGGTGCTGCACCACAGCAAATCTTCTACCCGCTGCCAGCGGGTGCTGCTGCCGGACGTACGGTGACCGTTTTGCCAGCTGCTCCCCAGGCAGCCGCTGTGCCGTTGCCGGCTCAGTTCGCTGCTCAGCCGATCCAGAATGGTGTGGTGTCCCACGAGGagttgcagcagcagccgccgcagcaggttttggtgccgcctaGTGTCTCGCCGTtggtgcagcagcagcagcagggtGGCACTCCAATTGTGCCCATTGTCCCTGTACAGAGTACGGGCTTCCAGCAGTCGCCTTTGGTGGCACCCCAGCTgattcagcagcagcagcagcaggcgccACAACTGCCGCCTCAACAGCAACCCatccagcagcaacagccaatccaacagcagcagccagaGCCGGAGGAAGTGGAGGTGGCGCCACGACAGCTCCAGAAGCCGCCAACGCCCGTCGAGGACTTCAAAACGATCCacgagcaacagcagcaggagaAGTACGAAGCCGTCAAGCAGCAGCAGAATGAGCCCAAGACATACGCGAATCTGTTCAAGTCGACATCGTCGTCGCCCAGTGGTTTCGTGAACGCGGctctccagcagcagcagcagctccagcagcagcaacagcaacagcaacagcagcagcagcagtcgaTCACGAGCAGCTCGTACACTTCGAACTCCTCTGGCGGCGGCAATGGCCAGGTGAGCTACTCGTCCACGGCTTCCAACTACAACAATAGTAACGGAAACTCGCGTCTGGACAACGGAGGACCGCTGCCCCAGCGCAACAACTCGATCCGCAACAACAAGGGCG AATTCGAACAGCGTCGCTCGAGCAACACACAGCAGTTCGGCGACAACCAGCAACTCTTCCTTGGAAATATACCTCATCACGCCAGCGAGGAGGAGCTGCGCGATCTGTTCTCGCAATTCGGGACGGTGGTTGAGCTGCGCATTCTGTCCAAGGGAAACAAGGTGCCGCCCGGTATGCGCAGTCCCCTGAATTACGGATTCATAACCTACGACGATCCCGAGGCAGTGCAAAAGTGCCTGGCTAATTGC CCTCTGTACTTCCCGGAGAACTCGCCCGATGGCCAGAAACTTAACGTTGAGGAGAAGAAACCACGCATCCGCAACGACATGGCACCGCGCCAGCCGATCGGCGGCAACAGCCTGAACAATAACATGGGTCGCTTGGGTGGCAACAACGGTCCTCAGTCGCGCCCGATGGGAAACAACAATAATGGCAGTGGTGGCGGTATGATGCGCAACAACAATGCCGGTGGCA